Below is a genomic region from Ictalurus furcatus strain D&B chromosome 27, Billie_1.0, whole genome shotgun sequence.
taattcctaatgtaatgtaaagatgtaagatgtaatttttaataaaaaaaaagggggatatactcagagtctgtatttttaatgttttaaagacatcttgcaaaaggggggcctcggtcaaatgttaatgccatctagggggccttgccctggaaaagttttggAACCCCTGAGCTAGCTATTGGAGAAGTTCTGGCCTAAAATAAGAGGCTCCAGCTTTCTGACTCAGAACTGATGATCTATCAAGCCTCTGCTGACCGTAACATCCCACTCCCTGTGCCCCTAGAACCAATCacaaactttaaacaaatattaagtCCATTCATATACATTATGTTTCTTggtacttacattttttttgtaaaaccgtaaaaaaaaaaaaaaaaaaaagatatatacacacacacacacacaatatgaccaaaagtatgtgggcaAAAGTATGTCAAAAGTATGTCAGGCCTTACTGGCTATTGGaacccaacctcactaatgcgcttgtggctgaatgagcacaaggCCCAACAGCCACATTCCAAAGGctggtggaaagccttcccagaagagaaaaggagaccaactccatattaatgtgCATGGTTttgtaatgggatgttcaacaagcatatatgggtgttatggtcaggtgtccacatacttttggccatatagtgttgTGTTATGATTGATCATTGCTGTTAATTACATGATGTACCCTTCCCTAGTTTGTTTGTTCCAAACAGAttatatgatttatattaaGATACATGGCATAAActgatgttattatattatagagaATATATCATTCATGAGTGACggtattttaaatttatttgaatCACTCAGAGTATAAAGCATTAAGGAGGTTAACATTTTCCTGACAAAGGGCATACTACAGCACCACCATGTCAATTAACCCAATCGTCATAAGACACTTAAAAGTGAATCATACCcttaacattaaaagtaaccTGAAAATGACTGCAGATAACTTACCGGGCCAAAACCACCACCACTGGAAACATACTCAGGATGGTTCACCAGGTCAAACAGCTCTGGTTGCTGCATTGGTGTCTGACTGGTAGACAACCGCCATGGCTCAGACAACACCTGTACATGCATCAGACAACGTGAGGGCGTGACAGTGCTAGACTGATGGCACGGAGGGTTCAACAGAAATCTTCTACATTTTAACCATCGTGTGTATTTTGCATTGCATTGAAAGATGCAACAATACTGGAAAGGGCATTAGAGCAATCAATGATCCGAGCATTAATTATACTAATCGTGGAATAGCTGTATGTTAAAACCACCATATGTAGATTTTAACACTTTTAAACAAGCTTTTTTATTCTATACcctattatagtatagtatattttcATAGTGTGAAAACTGGTCAAAGTACAAACCTTTTACACTACATTTTTAaggaagtggggaaaaaaaccaaacacacacacacacacacacacacacacacacatacattatatatatatatatatatatatatatagctagcttatcctacacagggtcatggggagaatggagcctatcccaggggacttggagCATAAGGCGGGGgaaaccctggacaggatgccaactGCCAAACCAtatcagggcacaatcacagacacactcacacacacacaaccattcacacactacggacaatgtagagatgccaatcagcctacaatgcatgtctttggactgggggaggatacTGGAGTACCCgcaggaaacccccgaagcacggggagaacatgcaaactccgcacacacagggcaggaaTTGAACCATGTCAATCGGGTTATTGTACAATATGGAATAAAATTGTATAGTCTTTGTTTCAATAGGGCAATTTTAATAGAAAACACAACACATCCATTGTTTAAACCTGTGGTCAGCTTCATGCTCAGCCTACCTTTTTGAGGAAGGGAGAGTCCTGTTGCAAGTACTGTGAGATTACATAGAGACAGAATAGATGGCGGTCAATGCCCTTCCCGGTCATAGCTAGTCGGTACATCTGCTGGTGCATCTCCGCTGCCTGCTTCAGCAGGCTCAGTTTCTTCTCtctctgaagaaaaaaaaataaataaacggtcATTTTctctgccctgcgatggactggcaccctgtccagggtgtaccccgccttgtgcccgatgctccctgggattttTTGGtactttatcctacacaagcTCCTGGGCAAGTCGAGGGGATCACTCATGGCATGTCttaggactgggggaggaaactggagtacctggaggaaacccccgaaccacggggagaacatgcaaactctgcactattctacagggcggaggcaggaattgaacccacAACGCTGGAGGTGCAAAGCAAACGAGCTAACTACCAAACCACCGTGCCCCCGGACTAGAAAGATGTTAAAGACTAATCAAGTGGGCTACATTATTAGCTAATGCAAACATTTATCTTATTACTAAAGACCTGCTTGTATACTCCTTCTGTTTGTTACTACTAAACACCATTAACTACCATTTCACATCATTGCCAGTACATTTATACCATGAGAGAGCCACAAAGACATGGACATTAGCAGAAGTTTTACATTATCATGTGCAATGTCTCACTCACCTGTCTGCAAGTGTTTAGAGTGTATTTCAGGACTGTGAGAGCAAATTTACAGTCATATTTAAATTCAGAGCACTGCCAGAATACAGGTTCAGACACTAAGCGCACCAAACTCTGAAAGCACTTCAAGCTTTCTCTTGATGTCTGTGCCATATGAAATATTAAAGCAGAAGAATGCAAGAACATCAGCCTTTTCTAAATGGTAGGCATGGTAAACTAGGCCAACAAGGGACAGCAAATTCCACTGAAGATTTTCAGGTCCCTTAAGGTACAGAAGCTTGAGAATCTAGACAAGAAAAAACACTTCATGGAAATtcatgaaacatttatttaatttcaggaTAATGACTTTAGGTCTGTAAAATGCTTGATGACTAAACATGCTGAGCTTAGGTCCCAAAACAGTCCTACAGTCCAGGGCCATTATTTATACAATATACTTGGGAGTTGAGTCTAAATTTGTTCTTAAGAAAAGCTCAGCATGTGCTTACAAATAATGTATACAATTTTCATGGAACTGACTGCTTGTCAATTTCTCTGCACCAACCACCAATGAACTAATTTGCATATCGATATTTCTGGCAGTAAATGCTCTCACAGATAAAAATGGCTTCAAAGGCAACAAAGGAGAGAAATTTCAGTGGCTCTGAAATTGCTGTTCTTTTAACAGAAGTGCAGTCAATAGTAAAAATGTACCTGTAGCCAGAAGGTACATCTTGATGTCTGCACTTTCACAGGTATAGCCCAATTACAGCGCATTCTCCTCTCCAGACCTGCCGCTACCTGGTTGCACAGGTATGCTGAAAGTAgacttacactatatggccaaaagtttgtggacacttgaccccaacgtgtgctttttgaacatcccattccagataaATCCCCCTTCTCTTTTATAATaattccactcttctgggaaagctttccactaaattttggaGTATGGTTTTATGGATTTggccattcagccacaagagcattagtcgatgtcaggcactgatattgggtgaggaggcctgaggTGCAGTCAGCAGTCCAAAGGTATTCACAAAGGTGTacacaaaggtgttcagttgggtggaggtcagggctctgtgcaggggACTTCATATCTTCACCTCCATCCTCAggaaaccatgtcttcatggacttcGTTTTGTGtatggggcattgtcatgctggaacaggtttgggagaaaatggggcatcacagtgacattaccaaaaACAGGACGTAAACTTTCTAAATTtgacaaaaaggacaaaacaaaTCCTTATCAGAGATGCTCCCAAGAGGCCTATGGCAACGTTAAAGGAGCTGATGGAACATCTGacaagtactggtcactccctgcaAGAGACAACAATCTCTTGAATTCCTTACATTTTTGAGCTATGGGGTAACGTGGCTAGACTGAAGTcgtttctcacaaaaaacatctaaaaggtctgatgagaccaaggtagaactttttgcacataattctaaaagatattttggtgcaaaaacaatACAGCTTTTCATCCAAAGAACACTATAACCAAgctgaagcatgatggtggcagcatcacgctATGGGGCTAGTTCTCGTCAGCTGGTACTGGGGTGCTATGCAATATAGGATGAATAATAGATAGCTCCAAATACAAAACTACTgtggcacaaaacctgcaggcctctgttatTTCACATTCCAGGACAATAATGAccgaaatcacaaatcccagtccacaaaggaatggcttcagaaaaagaTGATCAAGGTTTTGTAATtgcccagtcagagcccagatctccATCCTATCGAAAACTTGCGGAATGACTTGAAGATAGCTGTGCTCAGGTGATACCCTCTCAATTggatagatctggagcattcTTACAAggaaaagtggaataaaactgccaaatcaagatgtgcaAGTTGACACTCTTACCTAAAAAGACCGGGCACTATATTACAAGCAAAAGATGCTTTAAGTATTAGCATTAGTTAAGGAGTGTGCATACTTGTGCAACCTGGTTATTCTAAGTATTCAACCCAgattagttttgtttttatttgaattttaggTTGGCTTATTGAATTAAAGGTGAAAAAATATCTAACAGGATCTATCttggttaaattttttttacatcacaaaaaccctgcagttttaacaggggtgtgcagactttttatatccactgtgaATCCCAGACAACCTATACAAGTGGTCCGAGTCATCAGTTTGCAAGGTGCATTTGCCCCTGTTCAGACATGTATTTAACGCTACCCgaaaaatattaagtaatatatACTGGATTAAAGGATCAGGACTGCAAATATTATTAAGTGCATCATGCAGTGTGAAAGACATGCCACATGTAAACTTCCAAAACAAGTCACGGACAGATCATGCGGTGCGGTTTTGTGAGTGACAGCACCCGCTGATCATCTGCTTGGCAAAAAGTGTGAATGCCACCGTGGGCTTGGCGAAGACACTTTAGTTCTTTGTACTCGCAAGAAAGGTGTGGAGTGATTAAGAGGCTTGTTTATCAGACAGAAATGACAGCTAAGTAACATCACGTTCTAAACCACGTGAACACATTAACCCAAAATGTTTCAATCCGTCTACATGCCAGAGAGTTTTGAGGTTAGTACCGTCTCATTGTTGACCATGGCCTTGACGAAGGCACAGGTCTCATTGGTGCACGATCGCACTGTCTCGGTCCGTCCCTCTCTGAAAAGACGGGTCATGGATGCCTCGTAGGTCAAGCAGAACTTCCCTTTGTCCTGAGATACAGGCAAATAAATAGCATTAGAGATACGTAATTCATGTACAATAAACGACAggttttttggggtttcttgACAAATGTCAAACAACTGTGGGCACATGTACACCAATCATTAAAAATATGATTAAACCAATAATTTTGTATTAGTAGTGatgctattaaaataaataattgactgAAATATATGGATacagtttttttattatcaGACTATTAGCAATTTTTCCCTTTTTATTGTGGACATGCAAAATGCAGACAGTAAGCTTTGTAATACATCTCATTCACAGaatttcacaataataataaatataataataataattctctctcattttttgAGCTCACCCTGAAGTGAGCGAGCTGCAAGGCAATCTGGATGAAGGCATCTGGGCTGGTCTTGCACTTCTTGATCAGCCCTTTACCAAACTCTTGGAAAGGGATAATGACCATGTCCACATCATCAGCCAAAGCCTGAGCCACGGACAGGGAGTTGGTGATCATGGTTTGGCACTGGATAGTATTcacagagagaagagaatgtgTGAATCATAGGGGGAAAATGGCATGTACAGAAGACAAAAAATAGGTGGTGAGCTGCTTTTGAGTTTTAAGGCGCAAACAAAGGGAACAAACAGTACAGTCCAAAAGTTTAAGTACCAAGAACTGCTAAGTTCTGAGAACATGAAGGGGAATGgtgatataggaaaataatccacgacagaattgttttattaaaaggtCAACACAAACCAGAGTTACCTCCCCGACGTGGctcattttcatataacagcaccctcggaagagttttattcctcttaaacttGTACAGAATTTCTCTTATAGAATTTAACACCACGGTCACATAAAGTGATATAATTTTATcacaatatacattttgtattcTTCTGAACAACTACAGATCATGATTCATATAATTTATCTTGTCTCCAAGTATCATGACACTGTAGTTCGTTACCATATGGTCCATGACTTAATCTTACCAGTTATAACAATCTAATCAAATTTTCTCAAATTAATTGCTGTATTATTCTCTGTTAGGAGGTAAGCACATTtatctgtatattatatatatatataaaaaatgaaataccaCTGGAAAATGCCTCAggtgtgaataaaatatgcttGAACTATTTCTGTTTTGATAAGTTATGCAGTAATAACAGTCCACCTGGTATTGAACCCTGCTACACAGGGCTGTGGTTTTGTACCTACCTCGGGGGGAATGTTCCACTGTAGCCTTTGAGGTCCAGGGAGGTTGCGGTGAGGCTGTCCTTTACAGTGGTAATCATCTGTGTAACCCAGCTGGATAGCATCAGTCGACAGcacatgcttttaaaaaaaaaaaaaaaaaaaaaaaattcatgttgGGCTGTGAGATTCAAGCTCACAGTTAGCACATAAATGTATGTCGTACTGATTACAATATGTGGATTGCCAGCTTGTCATAATAATGTAGAACATACGTGactggatttttaaaatgtttgattatgTATGTACATACCTCCCAGAGGTGGCCTATAATTGGAGCATCAGCCCAGCTGTGCTCTGCATTCAGGCCAATTGTTCCGTTCTTGTAGATGATCAGGTTAAAAGACTTATCAAACCACCTGAAAGTGAAAGATTTTATAGTAAGCGAAATAAACAACTCATTCAAAGCATGCAGCTACAAGTTGGCAGCATCTTTTATCCGACTAAAAGATTTACCTGTCATAGCACTTGCCATGCAGCAGGGATTTACCAAATTTGTGCAGTGACTCGACTGGATCATCTGGATCGTGACGCTGCTCGGTGTCGTCCAGCGTGACAAAGAATGCTGCCTTCTCCACAGCATCAAGACTATGCCTGTTCTTCCCCTGTCTAAGGTAGGCATCACGGGCACATGCCCAAGGCACCCtgaaaggcaaaaagtaatttAGTATCACAACAACTGAGAAACCACACAATGCATCATTACAGTGGAGTCTAAAAGTCTGAATGACCTACCAAGACTTGCTTTATGTAATCAGTagtgaaaaactaattacatttaatatttataaaacaaGCCTTCTTatttatggaaagccaaaatgACTCAATACTTAATATGCCAATTTGCTTAGTTGATTTCAACAGAAAACCAATATCAGGTGAtcattaaaggggtcatatgatttttaatgttttccttttatttgggtgtgtaatgtatcggtttgtgcatgtataaacTCTGCAAAGTCCCAATACTCATATGTtcccccaaagggatttattctatctaacagaacactgctccagacctgcccgaAACACGTCATTCAAAGTCCAGGTTTACTTCCATAATTTCTCTGCGTCACAGTGTGCACTATTAGTGTAATCCCACCCAAAGGCAGCCACAAAGAAAGAATgcgaggcttcagtgaattcaagCGCCATGTCGTGGGAAAACGGACGATATGAGTGGTTACTGTGTATTTATAACACTGTTCCTGAGCGGTACAACCCAAACATTTGCCAGTGCACAGTACATTTTATgaaggacagcttcctgaacctgggcgagTACAAGGCAGGCTACACACAAAGGAAACTCCTGAAAAGTGGAGCTCATCCGACTTTACTCGGACAAgcttgtgcttctgaatcagaacctgtaagtgtgtttgattattttatgaagtatctgttattgactgttcaaatgcagagttttgtgttgtgggtcagttgtagacctctgctaacgtGCTAGCTGAAGTATGCTAAGTTGCCTCAGCTTTTTAAATggttgtatgttggtggtctgacagaaaTGTTGATTTTAGCTGCTGTTGTGAATGTATCCTGAAACAGTTTATATCAATCAAATCATAAGAATCCTAGTTTTCTAAAGATATATTGAATGAGTACCTGTGTACAGCATAGTTAGCCCCGCTGGCGGGGTCGGAACTTACATCATATCTGAAAGGTGAgcgttacaaaataaaaatctaccaCTGTAGTGTCTGCGTTTGTAAGCTTGTTTCCACTTGATCGCccgcattttctgaatctgcctcgaactgatacggtaaaactgacgacatgttgcttaggagcttagaattgctttGGAGGCTACAGCTAAAGGTAATGCTAAAACTAACAATAAAGCTAAGGGGCGTTACTTTTCAGGCACACACAAGGCTTGTGGCCAATCATAACACTTTtaggaaggaggggctttgcaGAAATAGGAGTGTTTCAGGCAGCCTAGGAATAATGTACAATATTTGACAAATTTTTTtcgtacattttttttgtttcattaaagtATGTTAGCCTATTTTATTATGCCCAataaaacaacataattaacgtttaaaaatgtttaaaaatcataatatGACTCCTTTAAGAGACCCATCAGCCATtcaggtggcagcagtgcaatgcgtAAAATCAAGCTTTGAGTTGTAATGTTGTAACTAGCTACTACCTGTCTCCTGCAGTTAGGGAAGCCAGTTTCTCCTCTCCAGGCTGGGGCTCGGAGGTGTCAGCAAGGATCCTCTCGATCTGCTGTTCTATCTCTCGTGGCATGAGCAGGCGTCCATCGTAAAACATGCTCACCTTAAAATAGCGTCCTTTGTGGTATACCACAATATGCCTGCTGTCTGACACATGCTGGAGGGTGTCTACACTCACAGGACAAAAATAAAGTGGCGGTTCAAGTGCAGAAAGAAGCAGGCATTTTAAAATAGCAAAATGCCAGGAGcatgatatttttaaaagtgcaatGGCACAACAAGCCACAGGAGAGGAAACGAGGGAATGGCAATTGGGTCAAGACCTTTGTTTCATGTATAACTCATAGCTCCAAGTAGTTGTGTACTCCCCCTCGACAGGGCACATTAAATTCAAGATAACATAGTATCAAAACAAATGTCTGACCTTTTGGCAagctatgtatggagacttaatgactaaaaagaaaaatgatattTACGGGGTATATTTGTTTGGGGTGGAAAGCATAAATTATAGGAAAATTGTGTTATTCTGTGTTCACTCCTTTTCATGTCCTAAAGTGGCATAGGTTGAATTGACTCAAACAGGACTAGGTTAAACAAGGTAATTTGAAAATTTAATGAAGCACCTTGATCTAGCTATCACCAATCAAGGCAGATATGATAATCATTGAGTAAAAAGCGTAGAAGCACACAGCAGGTGTAGGACAGGTAGGTGTAGAGGTGGTTCAAAAGCTAGCTTAAGCATGAGGGCTGTGCCATGAGGGTTCTGTACCTGTCTCTATGCCTGGGATGCGACTGGTGTTGAACATGCACTCATACTGTGATGAGCACATGGGAATAGTGTTTTGTAGCATAAGCTGAAAGGAAAAGCAAAAAGGAACAGGTCAAATAAAGCGTGCGGAGAGGGCTTTAATGGGCTATGTGGCTAATGAGATGCTCCAGCATTTCTTCTTGAGAGAACAAGGTTGCCAATCAATCTTGGGGCACGGAGCAGTGAAGAAAGTCTGAACTCAATGGGTCAGAATGGAGGGAGAAGGATCCagtgcaaaaaagaaagaaaaaaacacaagcacacacaaaaaagtgatATGATGGAGGAACGTAATGGCAATGAGAAGAACTCCTGCACCACTAGAGGGCTACAGGGTCTTAGGAGATCTCAATGAGCTACTGCAGACAGCCAAAAAGAACTCATCTTACCCCTCTCCTGGCCTGGGATACGGCTGGTATTGTACAACCGCTCCCACTGGGCCGAACAGAATGGTACCCTGTTCGCTAGCGCAAAGAGCTGTGCCCACGTGAGCGCAACATCAGAAAGcgtgaaacaaaaaacaagtacaAAAACTCTgagtaaaattcaaactaatcTGAAAAAACTTGGCTTAGAGAAATCCAAAGGATCAAGCCAGAAGACCTAGACCATCGTAACATGCAATTATATGTGTAATGAGTAAGTAACCATTAAAAGTATAAATGCATTATCAAAAACTTTTCTTGTGATTATTCACTAAATGGCTGAAGCCTATTATTTGGTTAGTGTGTCTTTATGCAGGCAGTTAATAAGGCCcacaaaaaatgtattaataaattataaGTTATGCTATTACAGTCTATTACAACAGtcattgtctctctctgccAAGACGTTCTAACCGGTTTAATCTGAGCTCGGTCCAGCTTCCTCCGGTACAGCATGATGGCATGGATGGTGTTACCAGCCCTCGCTGCCTGATGATGTGTGGGGAAAACATAGAGGAAGTCCTGGAGGGAGGAAATAATTTAAGACCTCAAATTAGAAGACAGTACGCATTAACCCCCTCAGAGCACCTAGAAGCGTAGGATAATCACTCTTACCATGGCATAATAGTTGCTATTGACCATAATCGGGTTACGGCTTCTAAGATAGATGTACTCTTCCCACCAATCGCTGACCTGAAATAAAGTTCCAGTTTGATCAAATGTGATGGAAGAACACAGACGAGAGAGGCAGAGTAGCCTCACACACCGTGTAGCTGGAGCAaccaaacagattttaaatc
It encodes:
- the cpt1aa gene encoding carnitine palmitoyltransferase 1Aa (liver); this encodes MAEAHQAVAFQFTVSPDGIDLQLSHEALRQVYLSGLHSWKKKFIRFKNGIMTGVYPGSAPGLMLVLAGYMGRAKYAQVDPSLGLFHKIGKYVPVSKYMSLDNQSRVGGILVGTGLWVVIIFTMRSMLKGLLSWFGWMNERHGSLTWKTRIWLALVKIFSGMQTPNLYSFQTSLPNLPLPSVKDTMKRYLESVRPLLDDEEYKKMKELALDFQKTLAPKLQWYLKLKSLWATNYVSDWWEEYIYLRSRNPIMVNSNYYAMDFLYVFPTHHQAARAGNTIHAIMLYRRKLDRAQIKPLMLQNTIPMCSSQYECMFNTSRIPGIETDTLQHVSDSRHIVVYHKGRYFKVSMFYDGRLLMPREIEQQIERILADTSEPQPGEEKLASLTAGDRVPWACARDAYLRQGKNRHSLDAVEKAAFFVTLDDTEQRHDPDDPVESLHKFGKSLLHGKCYDRWFDKSFNLIIYKNGTIGLNAEHSWADAPIIGHLWEHVLSTDAIQLGYTDDYHCKGQPHRNLPGPQRLQWNIPPECQTMITNSLSVAQALADDVDMVIIPFQEFGKGLIKKCKTSPDAFIQIALQLAHFRDKGKFCLTYEASMTRLFREGRTETVRSCTNETCAFVKAMVNNETREKKLSLLKQAAEMHQQMYRLAMTGKGIDRHLFCLYVISQYLQQDSPFLKKVLSEPWRLSTSQTPMQQPELFDLVNHPEYVSSGGGFGPVADDGYGVAYIIVGENLINFHISCKCSSPETDARRFGRNIKQAMLDMLELFQLKPRALK